The Mucilaginibacter mallensis genome has a segment encoding these proteins:
- a CDS encoding glycosyltransferase: MNTHETLVILTPGFPADEDDSTCIPPQQLFVKALKKQKPELNIIVISFQYPFEVRQYTWHDMQVIALGGRSRGKLYRRALWLKVWRTLKQLNRQHQIIGLLSFWMGECAFIGNRFANKYGRMHYCWVLGQDARTGNRFVRLINPKGEQLIALSDQLAREVEVNYGIVPKHIIPPGIDTSMFGTPATKRDIDLMGAGSLIPLKQYELFVDVVKKLTIQFPHIKAVICGRGPEMERLKHQIIRLKLENNVKLTGGLTHGEVLAMMQRTKVFLHTSAYEGFGMVLSEALYAGAQVVSLVKPMDLMPEEFHQGKNENELVGLVSGFLDDKDLKHEPVLFNPIECIADKVTELFINDDLTTEGTEILHRGH; this comes from the coding sequence ATGAATACGCATGAAACTTTGGTCATATTAACACCGGGTTTCCCGGCTGATGAGGATGACAGTACCTGCATACCCCCTCAGCAATTATTTGTTAAGGCGCTGAAAAAACAAAAGCCGGAACTGAATATTATTGTCATCAGCTTTCAATATCCTTTTGAAGTCAGGCAATATACTTGGCATGACATGCAGGTGATAGCTTTGGGGGGCAGAAGCCGGGGTAAGCTATATCGTAGGGCATTGTGGCTGAAAGTTTGGCGAACGTTAAAGCAACTGAATAGGCAGCACCAAATTATTGGTCTGCTTAGTTTTTGGATGGGCGAATGCGCTTTTATTGGCAATCGCTTTGCCAATAAATACGGGCGAATGCATTATTGTTGGGTGCTTGGGCAGGATGCAAGAACGGGAAATAGATTTGTACGACTGATTAACCCAAAAGGTGAGCAACTGATCGCTTTATCCGATCAGTTAGCGCGGGAGGTTGAGGTTAATTACGGCATTGTACCTAAGCATATTATTCCGCCGGGAATTGATACATCGATGTTTGGAACACCGGCAACTAAACGAGATATTGACCTGATGGGTGCTGGCTCATTGATCCCGCTTAAACAGTATGAACTGTTTGTAGATGTGGTTAAAAAGCTGACTATCCAATTCCCACATATTAAGGCGGTCATTTGCGGTAGAGGACCAGAGATGGAAAGATTAAAACATCAGATCATCAGACTAAAGCTGGAAAACAATGTAAAACTAACAGGCGGGTTAACGCATGGCGAGGTTTTGGCCATGATGCAGCGGACCAAAGTATTTTTACATACATCGGCCTATGAAGGCTTCGGTATGGTTTTGAGTGAGGCGCTTTATGCAGGTGCGCAAGTAGTAAGTTTGGTTAAGCCGATGGATTTAATGCCTGAGGAATTTCATCAGGGTAAAAATGAGAATGAATTAGTTGGGCTGGTTAGTGGATTTTTGGATGATAAAGATTTAAAGCATGAACCTGTTTTGTTTAATCCGATTGAATGTATCGCTGATAAGGTTACTGAATTATTTATTAACGATGATTTAACCACAGAGGGCACGGAGATTTTACACAGAGGTCACTGA
- a CDS encoding ATP-binding cassette domain-containing protein, producing MKLIIIQVLKLLNAEERSRIFRLILFDVIISLLDIAFLALLLWVISFYTGKSSSLNSGLSHLPLANPILTIGIFFILFSIKNWFGYRILKFQHHFFYDVATRLSKKNMLYYLRNDYLQFVNVDSSVRIRQISQQPIEFSHYILTNLQQIATQSLLILFTACAIIFYHPALFLLLLLFLVPPVIFLGQRIRKRSKQLRGETQAVSQKSIQYLQESLSGYVESNIYGKSNFFTGRYHEHQQALNNNLASQQTLLSLPTRLVEIFAVLGVFILALVNKYNTGIAAPDLFTIGVFLAAAYKIIPGMIKILNSAGQIKTYQPVLNDLLGFGNTASTKTKPAEPIESIRFDEVDFKYNQEPVLQDLSFDLKKGDMAGLWGQSGSGKSTLIHLLSGFLSPKKGSISFNDAINIKDYRARISYVKQQPYFIHDTLLKNITLDDAGYRPHKISEVIDFCGLDSLLQTYPDGMNTIITENGKNLSGGQRQRVMLARALYHDFDVLILDEPFSEMDEESEIDILLKLQKLAAQGKIIILITHNKTSLDYCNQTINLNEYA from the coding sequence TTGAAGCTCATCATCATCCAGGTATTAAAACTGCTCAATGCGGAGGAACGGTCGCGCATCTTCCGGCTTATTCTGTTTGATGTGATCATCAGTTTGCTTGATATTGCCTTTCTGGCTTTACTGTTATGGGTCATCAGCTTTTATACAGGCAAAAGCAGTTCACTCAATTCCGGCCTATCGCATTTGCCATTAGCTAATCCTATCCTCACTATCGGCATCTTTTTCATACTTTTCAGTATAAAAAACTGGTTCGGTTACCGGATATTGAAATTCCAGCATCATTTTTTTTATGATGTGGCCACGCGCCTGTCTAAAAAAAACATGTTGTACTACCTGCGTAACGATTATCTGCAATTTGTTAATGTTGATTCATCGGTGCGCATCAGGCAGATCAGCCAGCAGCCTATCGAATTTAGTCATTATATACTTACCAACCTGCAACAGATAGCCACGCAAAGCTTGCTGATATTGTTTACGGCTTGCGCCATTATATTTTACCACCCGGCTTTGTTTTTATTGCTGCTGCTATTTTTAGTCCCCCCGGTTATTTTTTTAGGGCAGAGGATCCGCAAGCGATCAAAACAATTGCGGGGTGAAACACAGGCAGTAAGTCAAAAATCGATACAGTATTTACAGGAATCATTATCAGGTTATGTGGAAAGCAACATTTATGGCAAAAGCAATTTCTTTACCGGGCGCTATCACGAGCACCAGCAGGCTTTAAATAATAACCTGGCATCGCAGCAAACTTTATTGAGCCTGCCTACCCGGTTAGTGGAAATATTTGCGGTATTAGGTGTATTTATATTGGCTTTAGTAAATAAATACAACACCGGCATAGCTGCGCCCGATCTGTTTACCATTGGTGTATTTTTAGCTGCTGCTTATAAAATCATCCCCGGAATGATCAAGATATTGAACAGTGCCGGGCAAATAAAAACCTATCAGCCTGTTTTAAACGACCTATTAGGTTTTGGAAATACCGCATCTACCAAAACCAAACCTGCTGAACCTATAGAAAGTATCCGGTTTGATGAGGTTGATTTCAAATACAATCAGGAACCTGTTTTACAGGACCTTAGTTTCGATCTAAAAAAAGGTGACATGGCTGGTTTATGGGGGCAATCCGGCAGCGGCAAGAGCACGCTGATCCATTTGTTGAGCGGGTTTCTATCGCCGAAAAAAGGGAGTATTAGCTTTAATGATGCGATAAATATAAAGGATTACCGTGCTCGCATATCCTATGTAAAACAGCAGCCTTATTTTATACATGATACACTTTTAAAAAACATTACGCTGGATGATGCAGGTTATCGTCCGCATAAAATAAGTGAGGTAATAGATTTTTGCGGGCTGGACAGTTTGCTGCAAACCTACCCCGATGGCATGAATACCATTATCACCGAAAACGGCAAGAACCTGAGCGGCGGGCAACGGCAGCGGGTAATGCTGGCCAGGGCGCTTTACCATGATTTTGACGTACTGATACTGGATGAACCCTTCAGCGAAATGGATGAAGAATCTGAAATCGACATATTATTAAAACTGCAAAAACTGGCTGCACAGGGCAAAATCATTATCCTCATCACCCACAATAAAACCAGCCTTGATTATTGCAACCAAACCATCAACCTGAATGAATACGCATGA